CACAAGTTATGACAGCAATCGATGCGACATGAGCTGCGCTGGGGACTCTGAAGATACTTGTGGTGGTACTTGGGCTATTGGACTCTTTAAACTCATCTCGTCGCCTTCAAGTACCTATGCCGATAGCATGTCCACCGACAGTGCAACTACAACCCTTGTTACTTTGACGGACACTGCAAGTGCCACCTCGGTCGCGAGTATCATAAACTCTGCTTCTGCAGTCACTGTTACTTCCGGATACGCCAGTGAAGCAGCTACCGTTACCGAGTCTACCACAATGTCGACATCTGTCATTGCTCCCACAAGTACGACTTCTACAGAATCTACCGCTTCTGCGGCGTCAACTTCTGtcccctcttcttccagcaCCCATCAAGTCTGGGCTCACTATATGGTCGGTAATACCTACCCTTATACTGCTTCAAACTGGGCTAGCGACATTTCTGCGGCTATAACGGCTGGTATTGATGGATTCGCACTTAACATGGGTTCAGACTACTGGCAACCCGCCCGTGTTGCAGATGCGTACTCTGTTGCCGCTTCCACAGGCTTCAAGTTATTCTTGTCTCTTGACATGACCGTTCTCAGCTGTTCATCATCTTCGGATGCCGCAAGTCTTGTCTCTATCGTTCAAAAGTACGCGAGTGCGACCGCTCAGGCTACCCACGAGGGCAAGGTACTCGTCTCCACCTTTGCTGGTTCAGATTGCGCTTTTAGCTGGCAGACAGACTTTGTAGATGCCCTCTCGTCTGCTGGGATTGACATATTCTTCATTCCTAGTATCTTCTCCGACATCACTACTTTCTCTTCCAACACTTGGATGGACGGTGAGCTCAACTGGAACTCTGGATGGCCGATGGGAAGCAATGACATCACCGTTGCCTCGGATGACGCGTACATGGCCGCCCTTGGCAGCAAAGAGTACATGCCCGCCGTGTCTCCGTTCTTCTACACTCACTTCGGTGCCAATTCCTGGAATAAGAACTGGCTTTACCGATCCGATGATTGGCTCTACTGCAATCGATGGGAAGATATTATCGCCATGCGTGACAGTGTGAAGATGACGGAAATCCTTACTTGGAATGATTACGGAGAATCATCATACATTGGTCCTATTGATGGTGCTCTTCCTGCAGGCTCTGAGACCTTCGTTGACGGTTTCACACATACTGCTCTCTACTCTCTCACCAACTATTACGCCACTGCGTTTAAGACCGGTGCATACCCGACTATTACAGCAGACGAAATCATCATGTGGGCTCGCCCTCATCCGCATGATGCGACTGCCTCATCCGACTCCATTGGCAGACCGACAGGCTGGTCTTACACTGACGATTACCTGTACGCAGTAGCCATGACTACCGACGCTGCTACTGTGACTCTTACATCAGGTTCTACCACCGAAACGTTCTCCGTCTCAGCCGGTCTCACTAAGCTCAAGATCGCTCTGTCCGCGGGTTCCATCTCTGGTTCGATCTCTCGTTCAGGCAACACGGTCGCTTCCTATGATGCAGGCTCTGCCTTCACGTACACTACTTCGCCCATCACGTACAACTTCAACTACTTTGTTGGATCTAGCTCTTCATAGTATTTTTGGGGATATAACTGGGCTGTAGTATTATCAGGTGTTAATAGTTGTTTGTTTTCTTGATCTAAAGAGGGATTTTCTTTATCTATATTGATCTCATTTAATCTCCATAGGTTTCGCTGTGTGCCAGCACAGCTGATCTTTATCTATTAGTACGCATTTATCTGTCTAGTATCGGAGTTGATGTACCTCTGGTTTTCAACTCTGCTTGGACTTGGCTTCGGATGTATATAGGTAGCCAAGATGGGCGATGAATGTACTTTTCTGCATAGCTTGTTGACTTCTTCTGTCCTCCGTCAATAACGGTGAAGTTCATGCGTGCGTGGCGGGTGACTGCGTGCGTTCGCCCGGATCTTCGTCGAGTTGCGCAAGTTCCGCTCTCTTCGGAGCTGGCCGATTGCACGATTCGtaaaaataaataataaaTATAGATAGTCAGGCGCAACCAGATAATAAGAATAAGCAAATGCGTGCACGATGCACACGACTCATCACGCCACCACATGATCCATTTCCTGTCCTATGGTCCGCATCGCGTACTTTAAATACGCCTGCTTGATGCCAACAAGGATTTCCGTACCAGCTATCTTTCCAAAAAGATTAACCGTGACGACCACACCTATCGCTATGCCCATAGCTTCTTCCAAGCCCTCCGCAGAGGTAACCCTTGATGTTGGTGGACAAGCAAACGTCGATCAATTACACAGGGTATCTCGTGACTTTCGTAGTGAGTCTGGCAATCCGTCCCAAGGCAAACGGCAGTCATCATTGCGACATCAACTGATGGTCATTATCTGCAGGTGATACCATTACTATTCCTACAGACGCTCAGCTCCTTTACTCTCTAAAGGCCACGAGAGGTGATGATGTATACGGTGAAGATCCTTCAACGGCGGCGCTTGAAAAACGCATAGCGAAACTCACCGGTAAGGAGGCTGCCATGTTTGCAGTCAGTGGCACCATGACCAATCGTATGTGTGCTGAAGTACAGAAGAACAAGTCTCGTGCAGTAGCGTACTGACGAATAACTTTATCGGGTGGTAGAGCTGGCCATCAGAACACACATGAAACAACCACCGCACAGTGTAATCACTGACTGGCGAGCACATGTCCATAAGATGGAAGGTACGTGTGATCTTCTCAAAAACCAGATGCATTCTGACAATGCGTCCTAGCTGGTGGGATCGCAATGTTTTCTCAGGCAACTACCCATCAAATTGTACCGGAAAATGGTTTACACTTGACCGTGGAGGATATCGAGCCGGCTTTGCAGCTGGGCACCAATATTCACATTGCTCCTACGAAGCTTATTTGCCTCGAGAATACTTTGTCTGGCATGGTTTTCCCGCAAGAGGAGATCGTGAAGATTGGGGAAATGGCAAGGAAACATGACATCGGCATGCATCTTGATGGCGCGAGGATCTGGAACGTTGCTGCCGATGTTATCGCGAAGAGAGGACTGAATCCCAATAAAGAGGAGGATCTCCAGACTGTGTGAGTAACTTTatttctttcttttctcctAAACACATTATCCTAACTCGTCGCATAGTCTTACCGAACTTATTGCTCCCTTTGACTCGGCATCGCTCTGCCTCTCTAAGGGCCTAGGTGCACCTATTGGTTCGGCATTGGTCGGTACTAAAGAATTCATCGACCGCGCCAAGTGGTTCCGCAAGGCTTTTGGGGGAGGTATCAGGCAGGCTGGCGGGATAGCTGCGTCTGCGGATTACGCTATAACGCATCACTTCCCAAGACTTGTAAAGACACACGAACTTGCATCGCGACTGGAGCATGGGTTGAGAGAGCTGGGGTGTGATATCCTAGCGCCAGTGGACACCAACATGGTACGCTTATTTGTCTGTTCATTGTTTTCATCCCCACGCTAATCTTCATATACAGGTATTTTTCCAACCTAAACCAATTGGACTCCCTCTCGACGCTGTCATGGCCAGGCTGGCTGCTCTTCCTGACCCCATCATTATCGGTCGTGAACGTTGCGTTGTCCATCATCAGATTTGCCCGCAAGCGATTGAAGATTTTATTGGCTGTATCGCCGaaatgaagaaagaaaaagaagaaaacgGCGAGTGCAAGGTTACCACGCTAGGGCAGGAGGAGAAAGACAAATTGTATAGGTTTGTAGGTTCGGAAACCAATGACGAAACGAGCGAAGCCGAATTGAGAAAGAAGGCTGCTTTGGGATATTAATGTTCTTTTGCCATATTATTTGTGCAACTTGTACTTTACGAACTAACTGTATAATGTAATGGCAACGTAGTGGGACATACGATGGCCAAATATGCATTTCTACGTATTATGTAGAAGCTTTACCACACATATGCTACGACATGCAGAATGGCAAACTGCAGGACGTGATGAACGACAAGCAACGTCGATAAAATAGTGGTGCCTAGCGTCGGATGAGGCCGATAGATGGACGAAGAGTGGAGACGACAAGATTGGTAAAAAGCGGGAAAGGTCAGATGAAAAAAAGTCAGATTTATGGATGGAAAAGGTCAGATTTTGACCAAGCAGCTGACGTCTACGTGAGAAATATGACCTTTTTTAGATTTTATCTGACCTTTTTGTGTGTAATTTGACCTTTTTGGAGTGGAGCGGTTCGCAAGCGAGGTGGGCGGGACAAAATGCGCCGGGCGGCGACTCAAGCGACGTCCACGCAATAACCGTCGTTTCGCCATCTCACCCAGTAAACGAAGACTCTTATTGAATGGTCAAATTTTACTCGCATCCCTAACATCTCACAGCTTCTCCCCCTATAAAGCCCAGCAGCCCCCCTCTGAGATCACCACAATGTCCCCTCGAATCGCCACTCTTCTCTCTCGGACTATCCGCACCTCCACCAGGTCTTTCGCCTCCACCTCCGTTAACATGTCTGCCCCTGTCCGCACTTCTGCCCAATGGTCTGACTTTGGCCGTGAACACGTCTCTCACGGTCTTGGTCGAATAAAGGACCATGTCATCGTCAAGGGTGAGGGCCTCAACCTTCATACCGCTGATGGCAAGAAGTTGCTCGACTTCACTGCAGGTATCGGAGTTACTAACCTTGGACAGTGAGTGTTGTCCTCTTTATCTTCCAATATGTCTAGCTCATGACGCCCCTTTAGCTGCCACCCCGCGGTCTCCAAGGCTGCTGCTGAACAGATCAACAACCTCGTTCACCTCCAGTGCTCCATCGCTTTCCACCAGCCCTATCTTGAACTCATTGAGAAGCTTCTCCCTGTTATGCCCCACTCCTCCCTTGACcagttcttcttctggAACTCTGGTTCCGAGGCTGTTGAGGCCGCCGTCAAGCTCACCAGGAAGGCTACCGGCAAGCAGAACGTAATTGTCTTCCAGGGCGCTTACCACGGCCGAACCATGGGTTCCGGTTCCATGACCAGGTCTAAGCCCATCTACACCCAGAGCACCGGACCTTTGATGGTGAGCTTTCTTTCCAGTCGTTGATAAACATTTACTGATTATTTCTGTCTTTTGTAGCCCGGCGTCATTGCCACTCCCTACCCGTACTGGCACTCCCTTGGCGTTTCTCCTTCTACTTCCGAGGAGGAACTCGTCAACATCGCCAAATACCAGCTTGACCTTCTCCTTCGTCAGCAAACTAGCCCCAAGGATGTTGCCGCCATCTTCATTGAGCCCGTCCAGGGTGAGGGGTACGTAGCATATCTCACACAGTTCATGGGACAGTCCAGCTCATAGTATATTCCCTAAATAGTGGTTACGTCCCTTGCCCTCCTGCCTTTTTGAAGCATCTTCGAGAGGTTTGCGACAAGCACGGTATCCTTCTCGTTGTCGATGAAGTTCAGACTGGTTTCTTCCGAACCGGCAAGTACTTTGCCGTCAGTTCCATTCCCGATTTCCGACCCGACGTCCTTGTCTTCGCCAAGGGTATCGCCAACGGTTTCCCCCTCTCCGGTATCGCCTCCACTAAGAAGCTCATGGATACTCTTGACGTTGGTTCTTTGGGTGGCACTTATGCCGGTAACGCCGTTGCCTGTGCCGCCGGTATCGCCGCTCAGGAAATCTATGCCTCTGGTGAGATTGAGAAGAATGTTGCCGCTCGATCCGAGCAGCTCTTCACCGCCCTCAACAAGCTTGCCTCCTCCGAGAAGACCAAGCACCTTATTGCTGATGTGCGAGGTGTTGGTCTCATGACTGCCATCGAATTCCGTTCTGCTTCCGACCCTCTTACCCACGAGGGATTGCCCGAGGGCGCCAAGATCCCCAAGGACATTGGCAAGAGGGTTCAGGCTTACTGCCTTGAGAAGGACTTATTGGTTCTTACCACCTCTTGCTTCGACACTATCAGATTCATTCCTGCTTTGGTCATCAacgaggaggagatgaagagggCGATGGACATTTTCACCGAGGCCGTTGAGAAGGTTGCCCTCGAGGCATAGAAAACTGGCGCAGAGTTGTAAAGAAAGAAGTTTCATATATTTGTATTTTCAGGATACCTTGTCTTTCGTATGCATTTGGGCCAATCAGATATTCCAGCGGGCTTCCGTCAGTAGGAATAGAAAAGCTCATAACGCATGAGACTCTTAGAATTCTATCGGTGAATTTGTTCAGCATAATGATCGCCATGTATGTGTTAAAAGCGTTATAAATAGGATGCATCACAACCAAATACATTTCAGTTTTTCATATGCAAAAAGTTCTCGATTGTTGATATTGCTACCACAAGAAAACATGACAAGCCCCctaaaaaaaaaaaaacaaagCGGAAAACATCTACTGCGTCATGAAACACGTGGGCAGTCTATGAGCCGAACCAAGAGTTATGAAGACCGACAGTATCGTTAGGAGAAAGTGCAGCAGACGGTCCGATTTTGGGAGAATGGTTGGGTAAACCAATAAGAGAGTCGGATCCGTTCATGGGTCCGCTGCAGCCAAGCTGCACTTCTGACTGCTCAACAGCAGCTTGATTTTTTTTGGCTTTAGCATTGTCATTTCTCAACCTCATCAAGTGTTCGAGGTATCTGTCATCGACACCGCCAGTAACGTATTCACCGGTAAAGACGGAGCAGTCGAATTGTTCGATGGAAGGGTTAAATTGCTTGCACGAGGCAACTAGGTCTTCAAGAGTTTGGTAAATGACGAGGTCGACGCCAATGTGCTCGGCAATTTCTTCGGTGGTTCGACCATGGGCGACGAGCTCTTGGGGTGAAGGCATGTCGATACCATAAACGTTCGAGTGACTTTGAGGAATAATTAGCATGCGGGCAAAACCATAAGCAACATGACACTTACCGGATGGGAGGCGCACAGGATGCGAAAACGACCTTCTTGGCTCCCACATCCTTGGCCATTTGCACAATCTCCTTGGAGGTGGTGCCTCGAACAATGGAATCTGAAGATAACTGTCAGTACCAATACAGTACACCAATGATATGACTCACCATCAACAAGCATGACAACCTTGTCAGCAAACTCCATGGGCATGGCATTGAGCTTTCGTCGAACGTTCTTGCGTCTGCGGTATATATTAGCATCATTGTGGTAAAAGTGAGCGAAGAGGATTTACCGCTGCGTCTGCCCCGGCATGATGAAAGTTCTACCAACATAACGGTTCTTGACAAACCCTTCTCGGTAAGGGATTCCAAGATGTTGAGCAAGTTGCAAAGCGGCTACTCGAGAGGTGTCGGGCACAGGAATCACCACATCCACAGATAAACCAGCCTTGGCCAACTCCTTCTTGGCTGTCTCAGCGAGGTACTCTCCCATGGCCATTCGGCTTCGGTAGACACTGATACCGTCGATCGTGGAGTCGGGTCGCGCAAAATAGACATACTCGAAAATGTCGGGAGAGAAGACTTGAGGTTCGGCAACTTGGCGACGAGTGACTTTTTCACgggtgatgatgatggcTTCACCACCCTTGACGTCCTCCCAATCGTTGAAACCCAATCCCTGAGCAACAATGTTCTCACTCGCGACCAAATAGTCAAGTCCGCCCCGGGCACCTTTCCTGGTGGCGATGCCCACAGGTCGGATACCGTTGGGGTCCCTAAAGACCACAAGACCAAAACCAGCAATCATGGCCACACAAGCGTAGGCACCAACACAGGCTTTGGTAAGATCACCGACGGCAGTGAAAATATCTTCCTCATTGATACGGAACTTCCCAGTCTTTTGAAGGTTGTTGGCAAGGATGTTGAGAAGAAGCTCAGAGTCAGAATCAGTGTTGATATGCCTATGAGCGTCGACATCAAGGAACTGTCTCAAAGCGGGGGTGTTGACCATGTTGCCGTTCTATAGCAGCGTCAGGGAGGTCTTTTTACTACATCCGATGACATGCGACGTACGTGGGCGAAGCAGATTCCATAAGGAGAGTTGACATAGAAAGGCTGGGCCTCGGCATGAGCAGAACTGCCCGCCGTGGGGTATCGAGCTACATTACAAATCAGACAATGGGCCTTCAGATGGGAAGTTACATGGTGCTCACCGTGACCGATACCCATCCAGCCCTTGAGACCAGCAACGGCAGCCTCATCAAATACATCCCTGACCATACCATTCGCCTTGACCTGATAGAATCGACCACCCGACCCGCAAGTGACGACACCAGCGGCGTCCTGGCCACTGTGGCGAACATAAATACCAATCAGCGACAATGCACATCGGACAGTTGATAAGCTAATGGAATCTTACCGGTGCTGTAAAAGGGAAAGACCCTCAGCACTAATTACAATGTGTCAGCACCTCCTGAAGACATGATCGAAAAGGACTTACAGCTCTGTGCCCGCAAGAATGGTCTGCGTGGCCAGAGGGTCGTGAAGGAGGAGACCGATGATACCGCACACTGTTGCTGTGAGTtggggaaggagaaagaaggagaagggggGAGGACTTACTGTTTTGAGCGGGCGGAAAGAGGGGGATTAGTTGGACAACCAATCTAAAAAAAAACCAAAACCAAAATCATAAAATAAATTATTATCCTCGCTCGTCTCCCTCGTCTACTCCTTCGGCAAAATCCTTccatcagcagcagcagcagcttcttcttccaagCGATCGGTTAATCACACGTCACCCGTGCCTGTTGCCAggcaccaccaccaccaccagcagGCGAGCGTACTCGTAATAACCAGCAAGTATACTTCATCTGCCAGCATACAATAGTAGTGTATCAGATCCTTTCCCTCACATTACATCTTCCCTTGTCCTCCAGCACAGAAATACAGATGTCATCCATAGCACCAGAAGCAGACACATCTCTCAGGAGATCCTCGAGGGTCACGAAGGTATTTCCATCGTCACCTCGCATTGACGCGTCAGTGCTCAGTTACAACGCGTAGCGAATCGTGATTGCAGATAACGATGAGGGGAATGAAGGGTGTCAACCCGCCCCCAAAAAATCCAGAGCATCCAAGCCAAAAAAGGAATCTGCGGTTGTTATCTCCGACGTCGCTGAAATACCTGTCGAAGCCGCTTCCTCACCCCCTAAGGCTAAAGAGTCTGGCGGCGCAGCGGTTAGTAAATCCAAGAAAGCGCCAActgggaagaagaatgaaaTAACTCCTGATGAAGGTAATGAAGAGcatgaggatgaagaggatggcGAGGTGTTAAAAATGGGAGATAAGCTCCCAAGCATCAAATTGAATGACGAGGAGGGGAACACGGTTGATGTTTCGACATTGATCGGTGAGAAGGGCgttgtcttcttcttgtaCCCCAAGGTGGGTCCATTTTTGGGTAGAGATCAGAATGTATCATTTACTGATGGAACTCAAGGCTGATACACCAGGATGTACTAACCAAGCATGTGGCTACAGAGACATGTACGACGAAATTGCGGCATTCGGGTATGAGGTTTATGGACTTTCAAAAGATACTCCAACCGCACAACAAAAGGTACTCGCAGTTTGCGCCCTTCTGTCAAGCCCAGGACTGATATACTTTCAGTGGaaaaccaaaaaatctCTCACCTATCATCTTCTCAGTGATCCCAAGAGCAAGCTGATCAAAAGGTTAGTCCTTGACCTCGATCCTACACCATCCTCGCTGATCTCTTGATGCCTCATCAGGCTGGGTGCATTCGTTCCTCCCAAAAAGTCAGTGTTTCTGGCAATGCATTACCGGGTGGCTCCTATATGCTGACAGTTAAATGCATAGCACCAAGCGTTCTCATTTTATTTTCGAGAAGGGAACAGGCAATCTTATCGACGTTGCTATCGGCGTCAAGCCCGCAGAAGAGTAAGTTTGACCACGAAAGGCTTAGATAGAACTTGACTGACACTTGATCTGATAGCCCTAACAATGTTCTCGGTTTCTTAACTGAGAAATATTCATAATGGACAAGCAGTGCATATGCTCATTCGGAGCTGGCGTTGCTCAGGGGAGGTGGTAGGTTAATCTTAATGTGCTGATTTCTTGAACATCCTTGCACTTGACGATCTCTCGTGTAATTCCGATTGAGCAACTTGAAAAGGAATTACGCAGGAATCAGTTGCATAgtaataataaataatcTTTTATTGAACCGTTGCTGGTACAAGTTGGCGGCGACACGTATGTAACACGGCTAAAGTAACAAAACATACACGAAGAAGCTGTAGAGACCGTAACAAACTCGATCGTTCTCGCTAGCAATCAATCTTCTGCTGACAGATACATCGGATGCTGAGCATTGACATACAACCAACGAAGGATATTGTCATCGCACACATCAGCAAAAAATGGACCTCGAATTGCCAGACATCACAGCATCACTATTAGTCGTTCGTACTATAAGCACTAAGCACAAAGCACTAAATAATCAATAGCTGAGAACTTCGTCCTGTCATTTCACAATCATATTGTTTCCAGCTGACTACGTTGTTGACTGGCAAGTCTGCTCAAGTGTCTATTGCTCATCCCATTGATCTTCATGATCCAAGACTCCAACAATGTTTTAGGGCATCCATTAAGCTCATGGATAACGGAGATAAACACAAGAAGATTCAGGTGCTCTTATTAAGTTGTTATGCATAGCAATAGGCGATACCAACAGTGAATGTAATGAATGTGAAATAATCAGACATAAACCTAAGGTTACCATAATAGTCAGCTTTCAATCCTTCCAACATGAGCAGAAAATTTTCAAGAAAGGGAGAAATTGTCAGAGGTAAAAAGTAAGGTAGCGTGGTTTTTTCAGCATCGACGACGGTAAAGACGTCCTCAAGCCAAATGCACTCGGGTCATCGTTCGTAAGGGAGAGCAAAATAAACAGAAAACAGACTGAAAGAAATCAAGGAAAGTTCATGCTCACCTAACTAAGGCTATCAACAGTTTGCCGTTGTCGTTTGTCGGGCACTGTGGTGAAAATCGAAATTTGTTGGAACGTCGATCAGAAAGCCCGCTCCTGCCCACGGTATCTCCCAAGCTTTCCCCAAAGGGCCAGTTGGTACCATACCGCCAGCTTCTTCGATAACCTCCCGGAACCTCCCCCGAAAGAGAGGACCGACGGCTAAATGCCTCTGTGAAAGAGCGAAGCGGGTGACTAGATCATCCCCTCGACGTGGAAAATGTGGCTAGTGTGGACTAGCAAAAAAGAACGATTACTATACAGAGATCCTGCAGAGTAAGGtcgatgaagaaaaggaaaagaatgGGTGATGCATTTGCCTTAAATAGGTCTGGCAGAGCGAGTGAGGGACCGACCGTGGGAAAAGGATTAGGCAAAAGTGGAGGTCAAACGGGAGAAAAGTGCACAAAGTACCTCGGCGTTAAGGGTATTCCAAGTGTTAACGCCTACGCACTCGGTAAAGAACGCGTGATAGAAGACCTAAGAGTCCCATAGAAAAGAGGGATTTCGCTTATTAAACGAGGCGAAGCCATCACCGCACGGCGCTGTGGTTGTCTGactccttcttttccaaGAAGCGATAATTAATAAAATTGTTAGGATGAACCACCTTTCATTACTATGCAGTAATCGTTTTTATATGAGCTACGTTTATCTTTCTTGTTTATTTTAGTCACCGAGTGTCATCATATGGTGGACGCAGCTGAAGGTTGTTGGAGCTTTGGTTATCATACATAAAGCTTGACGAGATGCGCATGCAACAATAGACTCTTAAGCAGGCTGGGCGGTCAAATAGCCAAGTCGAAACGGTTTAGCGCGGAATGACAGCACGAAGTCGCAGCTATTGATTACCTACTACATACTACAGGCAACTAACGATGATGTTGTGAAAGTCATGGCAATTTGAGGTCCATTTGTTGCTATTAATGTTTCTATCTGATTGTCATAATGTTCTTGGTTGGCTGTGTCTTCCGTTCTGCCACATCAATGCAGATGTATTACAAGCGATTAGATCTCATGGTGCTTTTCCATGAGCGTCCTATAGTGACGGTCATTTAATGCATCAACAATTGATATACTTGCACTACCGCATCTGCAGTGAATAACGCGAGAACGAACAGCGAGGACGGACGGAGGTTgcgagaagaagaggtggaggcgCCGCTTGGCGGATATGACCGACCCCCGAATGCGGTCGCTGTCGTCGCGTTCCACGTCCAACACCCATCATCAGCATTATCGCTCTCCGCGTCCTCGACTGTCGCTCAAGCCTCTCATTTTTGACAATTACAATTGTTGATCGAGAGACCTGAGTTCTATAACCGAAAGTGACGATATCATGCTTTCGTTTCTCCGAAATACACCGGTTCTCGGCCTCCTTACTTTACTCACTGCGACTTCAGTCACCGCTAAGGGAGCACTTGGAATCAAGGCCGCCAAAGTAGCTATCACATCCCTTGATGGACTGAACGACGCAACCTATACGTAAGTCATGTGCTGTTAGCATCAAAAAAGCGGTAAATAACTTGAATCCACTTAGTCTCAAAGAACccactcctcttccttcccccATCGTCCTTTCTGAGACCTCAAGCTTCAAGCTTGCTTTTTCTGTCATTGACACGATATCTGGAGAATCAGTGTATCCTCAACAAgcccatcttcttcttgaagGCCTCcaagatgatgatgatgatgtgACTTTGCCCATTACTGTCAAAAGCAACGGCAAGGCTCAAATAACTATAGTAAGCCCTCGCAGTCGAATTGCGCAGTCTGTGCTCACACAACGGCAGAATCCTGCTAAGCCTCATCCTGCTCTTTTACCTACCCGTGGCAAATTCCGTCTcactctccttctttcgTCGCTGAATGAATACACTCCTCTCGCTTATCCTTTGGGCGAAATCTGTATTCCTGAATCTATTTTGCAGCCCCGTCCTCGAAAGCGACATGATCTCCCTCCACGAGCTGGTGAACCAGCATTCCAGCCTGAGCAGGAGCTATTCCACACTTTCAAGGAAGACCCTAAGACTGTGGGATGGGCAAAAAGTGGTGCTGGAGTTGTAGTAACCCTTGCACCTTGGGGTGTACTTT
This DNA window, taken from Cryptococcus gattii WM276 chromosome C, complete sequence, encodes the following:
- a CDS encoding uncharacterized protein (Similar to TIGR gene model, INSD accession AAW42425.1), whose product is MGDKLPSIKLNDEEGNTVDVSTLIGEKGVVFFLYPKADTPGCTNQACGYRDMYDEIAAFGYEVYGLSKDTPTAQQKWKTKKSLTYHLLSDPKSKLIKRLGAFVPPKNTKRSHFIFEKGTGNLIDVAIGVKPAEDPNNVLGFLTEKYS
- a CDS encoding uncharacterized protein (Similar to TIGR gene model, INSD accession AAW42709.1); amino-acid sequence: MLSFLRNTPVLGLLTLLTATSVTAKGALGIKAAKVAITSLDGLNDATYTLKEPTPLPSPIVLSETSSFKLAFSVIDTISGESVYPQQAHLLLEGLQDDDDDVTLPITVKSNGKAQITINPAKPHPALLPTRGKFRLTLLLSSLNEYTPLAYPLGEICIPESILQPRPRKRHDLPPRAGEPAFQPEQELFHTFKEDPKTVGWAKSGAGVVVTLAPWGVLLALFGKLSPSLNFQTPPVSSYVFLLVLAAIETLIFVYWVGLKLYQLLPPFLALCVIAAYTGLIALRELRERRLKAGGTP